A genomic region of Deinococcus carri contains the following coding sequences:
- a CDS encoding DUF5682 family protein, with protein sequence MVQSDLTILPIRHHGPGSARSMARALEAHPPATLLVEGPADADGLLPFLNDPALTPPVAVMAHVQGQPERSVFYPLAEFSPEFVAIRWALARGVPIAFMDLPASVTLASGEEETLPNVNPDAEATPADPAPADAMCEDPLALLAQAAGYSDFERWWDALVESRGEGEAVFAAIAEVMAAVREAEDGHTSERDLIREAQMRQTIRAALKKGSVAVVCGAWHAPALTPEVLAREAKADTARLKGLPKAKVALTITPWTHGRLTQASGYGAGVTSPGWYAHLYGTPAQVSERWLTRSARLLRAHGLDASSAQVIDAVRLADALATLRGRHLAGLDELTDATRAVFAWDSDTPLRLLSEELFVGEALGSVPSGAPAVPLEQDLTATLARLRLKREATTRDLTLDLREDAGLNRSQLFHRLNLLGVPWAKEAHSSGTGTFKEAWSLRWEPEFSVRIVEASRHGNTVVRAAHAAAVSRARRAADLGELSALLEVARLCGLPGAADFTLARLDARAADADTAALLLSLPPLARLARYGDVRAREGDDLRPVFRTLVARAAAGLPNAAHGLGEEAAGALHGQLAQADAAVRLLDDPEASAGWVAALHALDAEGTAPLLRGDAVNRLRDRDLLDAGQVQARLAAALAPGAPPLDVAAWLGGFIGEDGGTLRHDPAALSLLDAWVTGLDTDAFGEVLPPLRRALSRLEPHARRRLGEELRGLERTEYAAQVNDDLGARVVPVVLRLLGAALPAGEAHD encoded by the coding sequence CCCCCGTCGCGGTGATGGCACACGTGCAGGGCCAGCCCGAACGCTCGGTGTTCTACCCGCTGGCCGAGTTCAGCCCCGAATTCGTGGCGATCCGCTGGGCACTCGCGCGCGGCGTGCCGATAGCCTTTATGGACCTGCCCGCCAGCGTGACCCTGGCGTCAGGAGAAGAGGAGACTCTCCCCAACGTCAATCCGGACGCTGAGGCCACCCCTGCCGACCCTGCCCCCGCCGACGCCATGTGCGAAGACCCTCTCGCGCTGCTGGCCCAGGCCGCTGGCTACAGTGACTTCGAACGCTGGTGGGACGCCCTGGTCGAGTCACGCGGCGAGGGCGAGGCCGTGTTTGCGGCCATTGCCGAGGTCATGGCCGCGGTTCGCGAGGCTGAGGACGGGCACACCTCGGAGCGTGACCTCATTCGTGAGGCCCAGATGCGCCAGACCATCCGCGCGGCGCTGAAAAAGGGCAGTGTGGCCGTCGTGTGCGGCGCGTGGCACGCCCCGGCGCTGACTCCCGAAGTCCTGGCCCGTGAGGCGAAGGCCGACACGGCGCGCTTAAAAGGGCTGCCCAAGGCAAAAGTCGCCCTCACCATCACACCCTGGACACACGGGCGGCTTACACAGGCCAGCGGTTACGGCGCGGGCGTCACCTCGCCGGGCTGGTATGCGCACCTTTATGGCACGCCCGCGCAGGTCAGCGAGCGCTGGCTGACCCGTTCGGCGCGGCTGCTTCGCGCGCACGGGCTGGACGCCTCGAGTGCCCAGGTCATCGACGCGGTGCGGCTGGCCGACGCCCTGGCGACCCTGCGCGGACGACACCTCGCGGGCCTGGACGAGCTGACCGATGCCACGCGGGCCGTCTTCGCCTGGGATTCCGACACGCCGCTGCGCCTGCTGTCGGAGGAACTGTTCGTGGGTGAGGCGCTGGGCAGTGTGCCCTCCGGCGCGCCCGCCGTGCCGCTGGAACAGGACCTCACGGCCACGCTGGCCCGGCTGCGCCTGAAGCGCGAGGCCACCACCCGCGACCTCACCCTCGACCTGCGCGAGGATGCCGGGCTGAACCGCTCGCAGCTCTTCCACCGCCTGAACCTGCTGGGCGTGCCGTGGGCGAAGGAGGCACACAGCAGCGGCACGGGCACCTTCAAGGAGGCCTGGAGCCTGCGCTGGGAACCGGAATTCAGTGTGCGCATCGTCGAGGCGAGCCGCCACGGCAATACTGTGGTACGCGCGGCCCACGCGGCGGCAGTCTCGCGGGCGCGGCGGGCGGCGGACCTGGGGGAACTCTCGGCGCTGCTGGAAGTCGCGCGGCTGTGCGGGCTGCCGGGGGCCGCCGACTTCACGCTCGCCCGTCTGGACGCCCGCGCCGCCGACGCCGACACCGCCGCGCTGCTGCTGTCCCTCCCGCCCCTGGCGCGCCTGGCCCGCTACGGCGACGTGAGGGCGCGCGAGGGTGACGACTTGCGGCCCGTGTTCCGCACGCTGGTGGCCCGCGCCGCCGCCGGTCTGCCCAACGCCGCGCACGGGCTGGGGGAGGAAGCGGCGGGGGCGCTTCACGGCCAGCTCGCGCAGGCGGATGCCGCGGTGCGCCTCCTCGACGACCCGGAAGCGAGCGCTGGGTGGGTCGCGGCCCTGCACGCCCTGGACGCGGAGGGCACCGCGCCGCTGCTCCGGGGCGACGCCGTGAACCGCCTGCGCGACCGGGACCTCCTGGACGCGGGGCAGGTGCAGGCGCGGCTCGCGGCGGCCCTCGCGCCGGGGGCACCGCCATTGGATGTGGCGGCGTGGCTGGGCGGCTTCATCGGCGAGGACGGCGGGACGCTCCGCCACGACCCGGCGGCGCTTTCCCTGCTGGACGCCTGGGTCACTGGACTCGATACCGACGCCTTTGGCGAGGTGCTGCCCCCCCTGCGCCGCGCCCTCTCGCGCCTGGAACCCCACGCCCGCAGGAGGCTGGGCGAGGAATTGCGCGGCCTGGAACGCACGGAATATGCGGCGCAGGTCAATGACGACCTGGGAGCCAGGGTGGTGCCGGTGGTGCTGCGGCTCCTCGGCGCGGCTCTGCCCGCTGGAGAGGCCCATGACTGA
- a CDS encoding VWA domain-containing protein — protein MTEPTPQNLTPEQERLRRWRLLLGGETATGESADGIGCELGEHDRRLDAALASLYDGAPFIVQTEKPQKGRKSHRHVGFGKSAPAVAAWLGEVRDLFPQSAVQVMQQDAVERLNLKTLLLEPELMEHLQPDVHLAATLLSLGDAMPDQAKALARQVVARVVDDLQARLAEPLRSAVTGSLNRSQRNLRPRQNEVDWGRTLLKNLRTYDPERRSVIPERLVGYGRARRQLKAVTLCVDQSGSMASSVVYAGIFGAVLASLPALKTNVVVYDTTVVDLTDHLADPVDVLFGVQLGGGNDTPLALRYCKGLLTNPEEHTFVLISDLYEGSGSAEMIRRLHEFREMGARVIVLLALDDDGTPSYDHENAARLAALGIPVFACTPDFFPELMATALGGADIGAWAASRGIVMARAAAGAIGR, from the coding sequence ATGACTGAACCCACCCCGCAAAATCTCACTCCCGAACAAGAACGCCTACGCCGCTGGCGGCTGCTGCTCGGCGGCGAAACGGCCACGGGCGAGAGCGCCGACGGCATCGGCTGCGAGCTGGGCGAACACGACCGCCGCCTCGACGCCGCGCTGGCCTCGCTGTACGACGGCGCGCCCTTCATCGTGCAGACCGAGAAGCCCCAGAAGGGCCGCAAGTCGCACCGCCACGTGGGCTTCGGCAAGAGCGCCCCAGCGGTCGCCGCGTGGCTGGGTGAGGTCCGCGACCTCTTCCCGCAGTCGGCGGTGCAGGTCATGCAGCAGGACGCGGTCGAGCGCCTCAACCTGAAGACCCTGCTGCTCGAACCCGAACTCATGGAGCACCTGCAACCCGACGTGCACCTGGCCGCCACCCTCCTCAGCCTGGGGGACGCCATGCCGGATCAGGCCAAGGCGCTGGCACGGCAGGTGGTCGCGCGGGTGGTGGACGACCTCCAGGCTCGCCTCGCCGAGCCGCTGCGCAGCGCCGTGACGGGTAGCCTCAACCGCTCGCAGCGCAACCTGCGCCCCCGCCAGAACGAGGTGGACTGGGGCCGCACCCTGCTGAAAAACCTGCGCACCTACGACCCTGAGCGTCGCAGCGTGATTCCCGAGCGCCTGGTGGGGTACGGGCGCGCGCGGCGGCAACTCAAGGCCGTGACCCTGTGTGTGGACCAGTCGGGCAGCATGGCGTCGAGCGTCGTGTACGCGGGCATCTTCGGCGCGGTGCTGGCGAGCCTCCCGGCTCTAAAGACGAACGTGGTCGTGTACGACACCACGGTGGTGGATCTGACCGACCACCTCGCGGACCCGGTGGACGTCCTGTTCGGTGTTCAGCTTGGCGGCGGCAACGACACGCCGCTGGCCCTGCGCTACTGCAAGGGCCTGCTCACCAACCCCGAAGAGCACACCTTCGTCCTGATTTCCGACCTGTATGAAGGCTCCGGCAGCGCCGAGATGATCCGCCGCCTGCATGAATTCCGCGAGATGGGTGCCCGCGTGATTGTGCTGCTGGCCCTCGACGACGACGGCACGCCGAGCTACGACCATGAGAACGCTGCCCGCCTCGCCGCGCTGGGTATCCCGGTCTTCGCCTGCACGCCGGACTTTTTCCCCGAACTGATGGCGACCGCCCTGGGGGGGGCCGACATCGGTGCCTGGGCCGCCTCACGCGGCATCGTGATGGCCCGTGCGGCGGCTGGGGCAATTGGACGATGA
- a CDS encoding PaaI family thioesterase, with protein MNRIRTYSWEDPLMGADAARQMSGLDYLRGIARGEFPAPPISASLDFSLASEADIEPGRVTFRMTPQEFHYNPIGSVHGGVFAALLDSALGCAVHTRLPAGVGYTTLELKVNYIRPLLAGMGEVRAVGEVLSLSRQVATAQAQLLDGNDKLFAHATTTCLILRPQRETP; from the coding sequence ATGAACCGCATACGAACCTATTCCTGGGAAGACCCTCTGATGGGTGCCGATGCCGCGCGGCAGATGAGTGGACTCGACTACCTGCGCGGCATCGCGCGAGGTGAGTTTCCGGCACCACCCATCTCGGCCAGCCTGGACTTCTCCCTGGCGAGCGAGGCGGACATCGAGCCGGGCCGGGTGACCTTCCGTATGACCCCGCAGGAATTTCACTACAACCCCATCGGCAGTGTGCATGGTGGCGTCTTCGCGGCGCTGCTCGACTCGGCACTGGGCTGCGCGGTTCACACGCGGCTCCCCGCCGGCGTGGGGTACACCACCCTGGAACTCAAGGTGAATTACATTCGCCCCCTGCTTGCGGGGATGGGGGAAGTGCGCGCCGTCGGTGAAGTGCTGAGCCTGTCGCGGCAGGTCGCCACGGCGCAGGCGCAACTGCTGGACGGCAACGACAAGCTCTTTGCCCACGCCACCACCACCTGCCTGATCCTGCGCCCGCAGCGTGAGACCCCCTGA
- the rsgA gene encoding ribosome small subunit-dependent GTPase A produces MTSVPLHALGWSEAYAQAAREAIAAASPEVRPSLEPGRVASTGRTSMQVWTAGGPEEASLPGSLRHAAAGGRMLPVIGDWVIVQRPAEPPLRIVEVLPRRTSFARAVQGGLTEQVIAANVDVVFIVTTPDLDFDLPRLGRYVAAVQLSGARPVVLLNKVDAVRDVSPFAEAVAGLSPDLPVHAVSAAVGQGLDALRPYFGEGVTVALIGSSGVGKSTLTNRLLGREAATTGAVRDLDGQGRHTTTTRTLYRLPGGGLLIDNPGLRDIAVWDAGAGGSRFGVIEELATRCRYRGCTHRTEPGCAVRRAVERGEIGADLVVAYAEAQGLSPRKSRRR; encoded by the coding sequence ATGACCTCTGTCCCCCTGCATGCCCTGGGCTGGTCGGAGGCCTATGCTCAGGCAGCCCGCGAGGCCATCGCGGCCGCCTCACCTGAAGTCCGGCCCTCCCTGGAACCTGGCCGGGTCGCCAGCACCGGGCGAACCTCCATGCAGGTCTGGACCGCGGGCGGCCCGGAGGAGGCGTCGCTGCCGGGTTCCCTCAGGCACGCGGCTGCCGGGGGCCGGATGCTCCCGGTCATCGGGGACTGGGTCATCGTGCAGCGCCCCGCAGAGCCGCCGCTGCGGATCGTGGAGGTGCTGCCGCGCCGGACCAGCTTTGCGCGGGCCGTGCAGGGCGGCCTGACCGAGCAGGTCATCGCCGCCAATGTGGACGTGGTCTTCATCGTTACCACGCCCGACCTCGACTTCGACCTGCCCCGGCTGGGCCGCTACGTCGCGGCCGTGCAGCTCAGCGGGGCACGGCCCGTCGTGTTGCTGAACAAGGTGGACGCCGTGCGCGACGTGAGTCCCTTTGCCGAGGCGGTCGCGGGCCTGTCGCCGGACCTGCCCGTGCACGCGGTCTCGGCAGCGGTGGGTCAGGGCTTAGATGCCCTCCGCCCGTACTTCGGCGAGGGAGTCACGGTCGCCCTGATCGGCTCTTCGGGGGTCGGAAAGTCGACCCTGACGAACCGGTTGCTGGGGCGTGAGGCGGCCACGACCGGCGCGGTGCGGGACCTCGACGGCCAGGGACGCCACACGACGACCACGCGCACCCTCTACCGTCTGCCCGGTGGGGGCCTGCTGATCGACAATCCGGGGCTGCGGGACATCGCGGTGTGGGACGCCGGGGCCGGCGGCTCCCGCTTCGGCGTCATCGAGGAACTCGCCACCCGGTGTCGTTACCGTGGGTGCACGCACCGCACCGAGCCTGGCTGCGCGGTGCGCCGGGCCGTGGAGCGGGGCGAGATCGGTGCCGATCTCGTGGTCGCCTACGCCGAGGCGCAGGGGCTGTCTCCACGCAAGTCCCGACGGCGCTGA
- a CDS encoding LysR substrate-binding domain-containing protein, translating to MNVQPDALLSFAAVARLGSLTAAAQERNLSQPALSAQLKHLTAAVGEPLLVRHRLGMRLTPAGEALLPYALELSRALNGARGFASEHRGLQTGTLRLAASNTLAAYVLPAALRTFHQQYPGVRLQVSSGNSEEALQRLLAGETDIAFIERPFPALPEGMQSRRVGGDELRLVVSAAHPLAKPSLGRKELKKLPLIQRETGSGTREVSERALQAAQIEVTPFLELAGNEAVKEAVLTGLGGAFLSEYCVRRELGSGLLVSPEVHLPGLRREFTAIFPTAPTLAVRTFLEEGMEGLGSV from the coding sequence ATGAACGTCCAACCCGACGCCCTGCTTTCCTTCGCGGCGGTGGCCCGCCTGGGGAGCCTGACCGCTGCCGCACAGGAAAGGAACCTCAGCCAGCCCGCGCTGTCCGCACAACTCAAACACCTGACGGCGGCTGTGGGAGAGCCTTTGCTGGTCAGGCACCGCCTGGGCATGCGCCTGACGCCGGCGGGAGAGGCCCTCTTGCCGTATGCCCTGGAACTCTCACGGGCGCTGAACGGGGCGCGAGGGTTCGCCAGCGAGCACCGGGGCTTGCAGACGGGAACACTCCGGCTGGCCGCCAGCAATACCCTGGCAGCCTATGTCCTGCCGGCGGCCCTGCGAACCTTCCACCAGCAGTATCCCGGCGTGCGGCTTCAGGTCAGTTCGGGCAACAGCGAGGAGGCGCTGCAACGCCTGCTCGCTGGCGAGACGGATATAGCCTTCATCGAGCGCCCCTTCCCGGCTTTGCCCGAGGGGATGCAAAGCCGCCGGGTGGGCGGCGACGAGTTGCGCCTGGTGGTCAGTGCCGCCCACCCGCTGGCGAAGCCCTCGCTGGGCCGGAAGGAGTTGAAGAAGCTCCCACTCATCCAGCGCGAAACCGGTTCCGGCACCCGTGAAGTGTCTGAACGCGCCTTGCAAGCCGCGCAGATCGAGGTCACGCCCTTTCTGGAGCTGGCGGGCAACGAGGCGGTCAAGGAAGCGGTGCTGACGGGTCTGGGTGGGGCTTTCTTGTCGGAATACTGCGTCCGGCGCGAACTGGGCAGCGGCCTGCTGGTCAGCCCGGAAGTGCACCTGCCCGGACTCCGCCGTGAATTCACCGCCATCTTTCCCACGGCTCCCACACTGGCGGTTCGGACATTTCTGGAGGAGGGAATGGAGGGGCTGGGCAGCGTGTAG
- a CDS encoding YeiH family protein, translating to MSAVARSRPSPLFRLLPGLGLTLAVAALAVLVGNAGWGRSLGFSPLTLAIVLGMVLGNTVYPPLSRTCEAGVTFSKGTLLRAGIILYGFRLTWQQLLGVGAQGLLSAVFMLGSTFLLACLLGRWLRLDRQSAVLIGAGSSICGAAAVLATEPVVKAKAGQVTVAVATVVIFGTLSIFLYPAMNALHLWPFAGPAFGVYIGSSVHEVAQVVAAGKAVSASVADVAVTTKLIRVMLLAPFLLLLSAWWNGQAAASTAGNPRQPIPVPWFAFGFIAAALFNSLRLLPDSAVSLLLNVDTWLLTMAMAALGLTTHLSTLRQAGLKPLVLGGLLMVWLVVGGGLFQWGLAALHL from the coding sequence ATGTCTGCTGTTGCCCGGTCGCGTCCCTCCCCGCTGTTTCGCCTGCTGCCCGGTCTGGGCTTGACCCTCGCCGTGGCGGCCCTCGCTGTGCTGGTCGGCAACGCGGGCTGGGGCCGTTCGCTGGGCTTCAGTCCCCTGACCCTCGCCATCGTGCTGGGGATGGTGCTGGGCAATACCGTGTATCCGCCCCTGAGCCGGACCTGTGAGGCCGGTGTGACCTTCAGCAAAGGAACGCTCCTGCGGGCAGGCATCATCCTGTACGGCTTTCGGCTGACCTGGCAGCAACTCCTGGGTGTGGGCGCACAGGGCCTCCTGTCGGCGGTCTTCATGCTGGGAAGCACCTTCCTCCTGGCCTGTCTGCTGGGCCGCTGGCTCAGGCTGGACAGGCAAAGCGCGGTCCTGATCGGGGCGGGCAGCAGCATCTGCGGAGCCGCCGCCGTGCTGGCGACGGAACCCGTGGTCAAAGCGAAGGCGGGGCAGGTCACCGTCGCGGTGGCGACCGTGGTGATCTTCGGCACCCTCAGCATCTTCCTTTACCCCGCCATGAACGCCCTGCACCTGTGGCCTTTCGCTGGTCCGGCCTTCGGCGTCTATATCGGCTCCAGTGTCCACGAGGTCGCGCAGGTCGTGGCGGCGGGCAAGGCCGTCAGTGCCTCCGTTGCCGACGTCGCCGTCACGACCAAGCTGATCCGGGTGATGCTGCTCGCGCCGTTCTTGCTGCTGCTCTCTGCGTGGTGGAACGGTCAGGCGGCGGCCTCGACCGCAGGGAACCCGCGTCAACCCATCCCTGTTCCCTGGTTTGCGTTCGGCTTCATCGCAGCGGCGCTGTTCAACTCGTTGCGTCTCCTGCCCGATTCTGCCGTGTCACTGCTGCTGAACGTGGACACCTGGCTCCTCACGATGGCGATGGCCGCCCTGGGCCTGACCACCCACCTCAGCACGTTGCGGCAGGCGGGCTTGAAGCCCCTGGTGCTGGGGGGCCTGCTGATGGTCTGGCTGGTCGTGGGCGGCGGCCTGTTCCAGTGGGGGCTGGCGGCACTTCATCTCTGA